The following coding sequences are from one Gadus macrocephalus chromosome 3, ASM3116895v1 window:
- the scrn2 gene encoding secernin-2, protein MAESPLSCDCFVSLPPGSRDDHVIFGKNSDRPRDEVQEVVFYPAAAHPPGSSVECTYIQIPQAEHTHAVVLSRPAWLWGAEMGANDQGVCVGNEAVWTREPVSDGEALLGMDLVRLGLERGASAWAALEVITGLLEDHGQGGPCREAQEPFSYHNTFLLVDRTEAWVLETAGRLWVAQKVTAGVKNISNQLTIGTEISAEHPELRSVARSQGWWDGEGEFNFSQVFSPENPPARMELAKQRYRGGTALMQQHDGSVTAEVMMSILRDKPSGICMDSGGFCTTGSMVSVLPRDPGLPCIHFFTATPDPSRSIFKPFVFSERVGPMQRVASPQYGPDDPARRQPRFQSQVDRRHDLYKAHQGALSNMDASQNEGLAVYEILRDLESQCLVDILAMLSGELPGEELGDLFFDCVDAEIKFYQ, encoded by the exons ATGGCAGAATCCCCGTTGTCATGTGACTGTTTTGTATCCCTGCCTCCGGGTTCTCGCGATGATCATGTGATCTTCGGGAAGAACTCGGACCGTCCACGGGATGAGGTGCAGGAGGTGGTCTTCTACCCTGCGGCCGCGCACCCACCCGGGTCCTCGGTGGAG tGCACATACATTCAGATCCCCCAGGCAGAGCACACCCACGCGGTGGTCCTGAGCCGACCGGCCTGGCTCTGGGGGGCTGAGATGGGGGCCAAcgaccagggtgtgtgtgtggggaacgAGGCCGTCTGGACCCGCGAGCCGGTCTCCGACGGAGAGGCCCTGCTGGGCATGGACCTGGTCCG GTTGGGGCTGGAGCGAGGTGCCAGCGCCTGGGCAGCGCTGGAGGTGATCACTGGGCTCCTGGAGGATCACGGGCAGGGGGGCCCCTGCAGGGAGGCCCAGGAGCCCTTCAGCTACCACAACACCTTCCTGCTGGTGGACCGCACCGAGGCCTGGGTCCTGGAGACCGCCGGCCGGCTGTGGGTCGCCCAGAAGGTCACAG cGGGGGTGAAGAACATCTCCAACCAGCTGACCATCGGTACGGAGATCTCGGCCGAGCACCCTGAGCTTCGCAGCGTGGCCCGGTCCCAGGGCTggtgggatggggagggggagttcAACTTCTCCCAGGTGTTCAGTCCGGAGAACCCCCCCGCCCGGATGGAACTGGCCAAGCAACGATACAGAGGAGGCACGGCCCTGATGCAGCAACACGACG GGTCGGTGACGGCTGAGGTGATGATGTCCATCCTCAGAGACAAGCCCAGCGGCATCTGCATGGACTCTGGGGGCTTCTGCACCACGGGCAGCATGGTGTCTGTCCTGCCCCGCGACCCCGGCCTGCCCTGCATTCACTTCTTCACTGCAACCCCCGATCCCTCCAG GTCCATCTTCAAGCCCTTTGTGTTCTCCGAGCGCGTCGGCCCGATGCAGCGCGTGGCCTCGCCGCAGTACGGCCCCGACGACCCCGCCAGGAGGCAGCCCCGCTTCCAGAGCCAGGTGGACCGGCGGCACGACCTCTACAAGGCCCACCAGGGCGCCCTCTCCAACATGGACGCCAGCCAG AATGAGGGGTTGGCCGTCTACGAGATCCTCCGGGACCTGGAGTCCCAGTGTCTGGTTGACATCCTGGCCATGCTGAGCGGAGAGCTGCCTGGAGAGGAGCTGGGGGATCTGTTCTTCGACTGTGTCGACGCAGAGATTAAGTTCTACCAATAA